In the Streptobacillus moniliformis DSM 12112 genome, one interval contains:
- the arcC gene encoding carbamate kinase, with product MGKRLVIALGGNALGNNPKEQLELVRGTAKAIVSMAKEGYEVIIGHGNGPQVGMINLAMDYAANGEVKTPYMPFAECGAMSQGYIGYHLQQAIREELKTQNINKEVATIVTQVLVDKEDEAFKNLTKPIGMFYSKEVAEEIRKEKGFTFVEDAGRGYRRVVASPSPVKIIELNVVKQLVEAGNIVITVGGGGIPVIETETGLKGVDAVIDKDKSSAKLAQDLNADMLVILTAVDKVCINFNKPNQQELSELTLEEAVKYIEEGHFAKGSMLPKVEACLDFVKNSKGNALITSLENAAIALQGKTGTLIKK from the coding sequence ATGGGTAAAAGATTAGTAATAGCACTAGGTGGAAATGCTTTAGGAAATAATCCTAAAGAACAATTAGAGTTAGTTAGAGGAACAGCAAAAGCTATAGTATCAATGGCAAAAGAAGGATATGAAGTAATAATAGGACATGGAAATGGTCCACAAGTTGGAATGATTAATCTAGCTATGGATTATGCAGCTAATGGTGAAGTAAAAACTCCATATATGCCATTTGCAGAATGTGGAGCAATGAGCCAAGGTTATATAGGTTATCATCTACAACAAGCAATAAGAGAAGAACTAAAAACTCAAAATATAAATAAAGAAGTAGCTACAATAGTTACACAAGTTTTAGTTGATAAAGAAGATGAAGCGTTTAAAAATTTAACTAAACCAATAGGAATGTTCTATAGTAAAGAAGTGGCAGAAGAAATAAGAAAAGAAAAAGGATTTACTTTTGTTGAAGATGCTGGACGTGGTTATAGAAGAGTAGTTGCATCACCAAGTCCTGTTAAAATTATAGAATTAAATGTAGTTAAACAATTAGTTGAAGCTGGAAATATTGTAATCACTGTTGGTGGTGGAGGTATACCAGTAATAGAAACTGAAACAGGATTAAAAGGTGTAGATGCTGTTATAGATAAGGATAAATCAAGTGCTAAACTTGCACAAGATCTTAATGCTGATATGTTAGTTATATTAACAGCAGTTGATAAGGTATGTATTAACTTTAACAAACCAAATCAACAAGAACTATCTGAATTAACTTTAGAAGAAGCTGTAAAATACATAGAAGAAGGGCATTTTGCTAAAGGATCTATGTTACCAAAAGTTGAGGCATGTTTAGATTTCGTTAAAAATTCAAAAGGAAATGCCTTAATCACTTCACTTGAAAATGCAGCAATTGCATTACAGGGTAAAACAGGAACATTAATTAAAAAATAA
- a CDS encoding YfcC family protein encodes MSEKKERKSLSAFTIIFILLILIALVTRVLPKLPADVTSEMLKENISLATGVNGASISDVFMATFNGFKDAIDVAVFVLLLGGFLGIVAKTGALDAGVGALVKKLKGRELLLIPILMTLFSIGGSTYGMAEETIAFYALISATMVAAGFDTMVAAATVLLGAGAGVLGSTVNPFAIGVALDAAKSAGTNPSNGTVVLLGVILWITTLVPAVMFVMNYAKKIKSDKGSIILSLQEQQAMKDNFGHVDFSNLEFTTKHKMTLGIFAFSFVIMILSLIAWAEYDIHVFEGWTSFLTGTPLGEWYFGELSMWFTFIGIIIGVVNGFSEKEIVDSFMFGAADILSVVLIIALSRGVSVLMSVTFLDKYILNLASQGLAGLSALIFAPASYVLYMVLSFFIPSTSGLASVSVPILAPLAKSLGFSVEVIIMIFSGACGLINLITPTSGVVMGGLAAAKVEYGTYFKWVLKLLVMIFIINIVILTAAMMFI; translated from the coding sequence ATGAGTGAAAAAAAGGAACGTAAGTCATTATCAGCTTTTACAATAATATTCATACTATTAATATTAATAGCTCTTGTTACAAGAGTATTGCCTAAATTACCTGCTGATGTTACATCTGAAATGTTAAAAGAAAATATATCACTTGCAACAGGAGTAAATGGTGCATCAATATCTGATGTATTTATGGCTACTTTTAATGGATTTAAAGATGCAATAGATGTTGCAGTATTTGTACTACTTCTTGGAGGATTTTTAGGTATAGTTGCTAAAACAGGAGCATTAGATGCTGGAGTTGGAGCATTAGTTAAGAAATTAAAGGGTAGAGAATTATTGTTAATTCCGATTTTAATGACACTATTTTCTATAGGTGGATCTACTTATGGTATGGCAGAAGAAACTATAGCTTTCTATGCTTTAATATCAGCAACTATGGTTGCAGCTGGATTTGACACTATGGTAGCGGCAGCAACTGTATTACTTGGGGCTGGAGCTGGAGTTTTAGGATCTACAGTTAACCCATTTGCAATAGGAGTTGCATTAGATGCAGCTAAAAGTGCAGGAACAAATCCATCTAATGGAACAGTAGTATTATTAGGAGTTATATTATGGATTACAACATTAGTACCTGCTGTAATGTTCGTTATGAATTATGCTAAAAAAATTAAATCAGATAAGGGATCTATAATACTTTCTTTACAAGAACAACAAGCAATGAAAGATAATTTTGGACATGTAGATTTCTCAAACTTAGAATTTACAACTAAACATAAAATGACATTAGGAATATTCGCCTTCTCTTTCGTTATAATGATACTTTCATTAATAGCTTGGGCAGAATATGATATACATGTATTTGAGGGGTGGACTTCATTTTTAACAGGAACACCACTTGGGGAATGGTATTTTGGTGAGTTATCTATGTGGTTTACTTTTATAGGAATAATCATAGGTGTAGTAAATGGATTTAGTGAAAAAGAAATAGTTGATTCATTCATGTTTGGAGCAGCAGATATATTATCAGTAGTTTTAATTATAGCTTTATCAAGAGGAGTTTCTGTATTGATGTCAGTAACTTTCTTAGATAAATATATATTAAACTTAGCTTCACAAGGACTTGCTGGATTATCAGCATTGATATTTGCACCAGCATCATATGTGTTATACATGGTACTATCATTCTTTATTCCATCTACATCAGGACTTGCTTCAGTGTCAGTTCCTATACTTGCACCACTTGCTAAGAGTTTAGGATTTAGTGTTGAAGTAATAATAATGATATTCTCAGGTGCTTGTGGATTAATTAATTTAATTACACCAACATCTGGAGTAGTTATGGGAGGACTAGCAGCAGCAAAAGTTGAATACGGAACATACTTTAAATGGGTATTAAAATTATTAGTAATGATATTTATTATTAATATAGTAATATTAACGGCTGCAATGATGTTTATATAA
- a CDS encoding C69 family dipeptidase — MKKTLSLGLLLFSIQALACTGFIAGRDATVDGSMIYARNEDLKGVNPKKFMIVEAKKYKSGEMFINPDTGFKWSYPKKALRHSLIPDADPSYGIFGEAGINELGVSVSATVSANANEQILKLDPYVKGGLTEPDIASLVLMQAKTARHAVEIIAEIVEKVGAGEGNVIVFADKNEMWYMEIYTGHQYTAVKVPNDVYAVIPNAFYLGSYNFKDKDVISSKDIEKLPESNGLAKTVDGKFHLALTYREIHSKYNYDRIAMGQNLFCPLLPVEHNSEIAYELFRKPDKKISVKDVMNFLRYRYTGTEYDVDTVDNKGKIRAIGTDTNLEAHIFQIRENAPTVMWLAMGTVEHSVFVPYYEYITKTHKSYTADAKEFNRDSMYWAMKGLHILAREDRIRYGLGVKTYWDKVENDFITMLKEEDKIINSKKGLDKIRYANKLGLMKAENVKKDADKMFNQLMYFKGSMTDMTIQGKNKNAKFEYKK, encoded by the coding sequence ATGAAAAAAACATTAAGTTTAGGATTATTACTTTTTTCTATACAAGCATTAGCTTGTACAGGGTTTATTGCAGGTCGTGATGCAACTGTTGATGGATCTATGATTTATGCTAGAAATGAAGATCTTAAAGGAGTTAATCCTAAAAAATTTATGATAGTTGAAGCCAAAAAATATAAGTCAGGGGAAATGTTCATAAATCCAGATACAGGATTTAAATGGTCTTACCCTAAAAAAGCATTAAGACATAGCTTAATTCCTGATGCTGATCCGAGTTATGGAATATTTGGAGAAGCTGGGATTAATGAACTAGGAGTAAGTGTTTCTGCAACAGTTTCAGCAAATGCTAATGAACAAATTCTTAAATTAGATCCATATGTAAAAGGTGGATTAACAGAACCAGATATAGCTTCACTTGTATTAATGCAGGCTAAAACTGCAAGACATGCAGTAGAAATTATTGCAGAAATAGTTGAAAAAGTTGGGGCTGGAGAAGGTAATGTTATAGTATTTGCAGATAAAAATGAAATGTGGTATATGGAAATTTATACTGGACATCAATATACAGCAGTTAAAGTACCTAATGATGTCTATGCAGTAATTCCAAATGCTTTCTATTTAGGAAGTTATAATTTTAAAGATAAAGATGTAATTTCTTCTAAAGATATAGAAAAATTACCTGAAAGTAATGGACTAGCAAAGACAGTTGATGGTAAATTCCATTTAGCTTTAACATATAGGGAAATACATTCTAAATATAACTATGATAGAATAGCTATGGGACAAAATCTTTTCTGTCCATTATTACCAGTAGAACATAATAGTGAAATAGCTTATGAACTTTTTAGAAAACCAGATAAGAAAATATCTGTTAAAGATGTAATGAATTTTTTAAGATACAGATATACAGGGACAGAATATGATGTAGATACTGTTGATAATAAAGGGAAAATAAGAGCTATAGGAACAGATACTAATTTAGAAGCACATATATTCCAAATTAGAGAAAATGCTCCTACAGTTATGTGGTTAGCTATGGGAACAGTAGAACATTCAGTATTTGTTCCATATTATGAATATATAACTAAGACACATAAGAGCTACACAGCAGATGCAAAAGAATTTAATAGAGATTCTATGTATTGGGCAATGAAAGGACTTCATATACTTGCAAGAGAAGATAGAATCAGATATGGTTTAGGTGTAAAAACTTATTGGGATAAAGTGGAAAATGATTTTATTACAATGTTAAAAGAAGAAGATAAGATTATAAATTCTAAAAAAGGATTAGATAAAATTAGATATGCAAACAAACTTGGATTGATGAAAGCAGAAAATGTTAAAAAAGATGCTGATAAAATGTTTAATCAATTGATGTATTTTAAAGGCAGTATGACAGATATGACAATTCAAGGTAAAAATAAGAATGCCAAATTCGAGTATAAAAAATAA